One genomic window of Arcobacter sp. CECT 8986 includes the following:
- a CDS encoding CinA family protein: MYNDIFDENKMQKLQDLLREHKKTITSAESCTGGLIASMITELSGSSDIFNGAIVSYSNEIKMQELKVKKEHLDSHGAVSIEVVNDMLNGAMNKFNADFALATSGIAGPTGATKNKPVGTVVIGIGSKEHGNIIDVYHFTGDRKSVQIQAAKTSFEKFSIFFQKTLDK, translated from the coding sequence ATGTATAATGATATATTTGATGAAAATAAAATGCAAAAACTACAAGATTTATTAAGAGAACATAAAAAAACAATAACAAGTGCTGAAAGTTGTACTGGAGGATTAATTGCTTCAATGATTACAGAACTATCTGGGTCATCAGATATTTTCAATGGTGCAATTGTTTCTTATTCAAATGAAATAAAAATGCAAGAGTTAAAAGTAAAAAAAGAGCATCTAGATAGTCATGGTGCAGTAAGTATAGAAGTAGTAAATGATATGTTAAATGGTGCAATGAATAAATTTAATGCAGATTTTGCACTTGCAACAAGTGGTATTGCTGGACCAACAGGTGCAACAAAAAATAAACCAGTTGGTACAGTTGTAATAGGAATTGGTTCTAAAGAGCATGGTAACATAATAGACGTTTATCACTTTACAGGAGATAGAAAATCAGTACAAATTCAAGCTGCAAAAACTAGTTTTGAAAAATTTTCAATATTTTTTCAAAAAACCCTTGACAAATAA
- a CDS encoding FAD-dependent oxidoreductase has translation MNEKHYEVVIVGGGISGAALFYELAKYTNVKSLCMLEKYEDLATLNTKGTSNSQTIHVGDIETNYTLEKAKITKRTAKMVEKFCLQHDLQDKVMFKHQKMALGVGQKEVDFIRNRYEEFKTVFPYLELWDKEKLKELEPKLVYLEDGTERPEPILAMGAKDQYTTVEYGQMTKELAKAAQACEDVVTDIFFNSQVDEIEKVGDKYKLTTTSGTVFTADFVVVDAGAHSLFLAHKMGYGKHMGCLPMAGSFYITSGEFLNGKVYMVQNDKLPFAALHGDPDILANGKTRFGPTALMLPKLERYKPGTYLDFFKTLNLDGNIIKIFWDLLKDSDIRNYVFRNFLFEVPGLNKKLFVKDARKIVPSLKEEDIEYAKGFGGVRPQVLNKEEQRLMLGEASINTGNGIIFNMTPSPGATSCLGNAQRDVKTVSEYLNLEFDEKQFLADLTDPE, from the coding sequence ATGAATGAAAAACATTATGAAGTAGTTATTGTCGGTGGAGGGATCTCTGGCGCGGCTTTATTTTACGAGCTAGCTAAATATACAAATGTAAAAAGCCTTTGTATGTTAGAAAAATATGAAGACTTAGCTACTTTAAACACAAAGGGTACTAGTAACTCTCAAACTATCCATGTTGGAGATATTGAGACTAACTATACTTTAGAAAAAGCAAAAATCACAAAACGAACAGCAAAAATGGTTGAGAAATTTTGTCTACAACATGACTTACAAGATAAAGTTATGTTCAAACATCAAAAAATGGCACTTGGTGTAGGACAAAAAGAAGTTGACTTTATTAGAAATAGATATGAAGAATTTAAAACAGTTTTCCCTTATTTAGAATTATGGGATAAAGAAAAGCTAAAAGAACTAGAACCTAAATTAGTTTATTTAGAAGATGGTACTGAAAGACCAGAGCCAATTTTAGCTATGGGTGCAAAAGACCAATATACAACTGTTGAATATGGTCAAATGACTAAAGAATTAGCAAAAGCTGCACAAGCGTGTGAAGACGTTGTTACTGATATTTTCTTTAATTCTCAAGTAGATGAAATAGAAAAAGTAGGTGACAAATATAAATTAACTACTACTTCAGGAACAGTATTTACTGCTGATTTTGTTGTTGTTGATGCTGGTGCACACTCATTATTCTTAGCTCACAAAATGGGTTATGGTAAACATATGGGTTGTCTTCCAATGGCAGGAAGTTTCTACATTACTAGTGGAGAGTTCTTAAATGGTAAAGTATATATGGTACAAAATGATAAATTACCATTTGCTGCACTTCATGGAGATCCAGATATTTTAGCTAATGGAAAAACAAGATTTGGACCAACTGCACTTATGCTTCCTAAATTAGAAAGATATAAACCAGGTACATACTTAGATTTCTTTAAAACATTAAACTTAGATGGTAATATCATTAAAATCTTCTGGGATTTATTAAAAGATAGTGATATTAGAAACTACGTATTTAGAAACTTTTTATTTGAAGTGCCAGGATTAAATAAAAAACTATTCGTAAAAGATGCAAGAAAAATTGTTCCTTCTTTAAAAGAAGAAGATATAGAATATGCTAAAGGATTTGGTGGTGTTAGACCTCAAGTTCTAAATAAAGAAGAGCAAAGATTAATGCTTGGTGAAGCTTCTATAAATACAGGAAATGGAATAATCTTTAATATGACTCCTAGTCCAGGTGCTACTTCATGTTTAGGTAATGCACAAAGAGATGTTAAAACTGTTTCTGAGTACTTAAACTTAGAATTCGATGAAAAACAATTCTTAGCAGATTTAACAGACCCTGAATAA
- the ileS gene encoding isoleucine--tRNA ligase has product MDYKDSLLLPNTKFPMRGNLPQNEPKRYKSWEEKKVYDRMKKNREGKPSFTLHDGPPYANGHIHIGHALNKILKDIIVKYHYFNGESVRYVPGWDCHGLPIEQKVEEKIGSSKKKELEKSKIRELCREHAARFIDIQREEFKQLGVIGDWDNPYMTMDFKFEANIYRELCAIAQKGLLIQRSKPVYWSWAAQTALAEAEVEYEDKTSPSIFVAFKHQDLDASLIIWTTTPWTLPANTGIALNPEEEYVITTDKYIVAKKLYNSLVEQEVIKGEVEKTIMATELENTVAINPLNGRTSKIVLGEHVEMESGTGCVHTAPGHGEDDYKVGLRYGLDVIMPVDAYGKYDETIVREKLFNDTDKYLGVHVFKANELILEELGDALLKHVDIRHSYPHCWRTHKPIIFRATKQWFISIDDEYGEKNNTLRQNALEVVENIKFYPEWGRNRLKSMLEGRPDWCISRQRDWGVPIAFFRNKKTDEIIFDEKVLNYVAMIFEQKGCDAWYDLSIEELLYPGSGLNPEDLEKTMDILDVWFDSGSTQNAVLRSRNYDAGTFPADMYLEGSDQHRGWFQSSLLTTLASNEIAPYKSILTHGFTVDEKGEKMSKSKGNVIAPEKVMKQYGSEILRLWVAMSDYQSDLKISDNILKQNAELYRKIRNTSRFLLANIDDLDEVVSIDKMGILDKWILAKAKKVFTEIEESFAIYEFSKGLNKLNNFLVVDLSGIYLDVCKDRLYCDDKNDIHRRSSQSAMALIAKKLISTLSCILTYTMDELLEYAPSFIKGDATDIFDIENEKLVEVETNLNEEIVLKAKEKFSEAIDTLKKDKVIKSTLELALSTTCEDILSLPQVEAEDLFLVSSVRKDYEGETLVSFEIDSIKFDVFKIQEHKCPRCWKFKAVEEETLCQRCESVIG; this is encoded by the coding sequence ATGGATTATAAAGATAGTTTATTACTTCCAAATACTAAATTTCCAATGAGAGGGAATTTACCGCAGAATGAGCCTAAGAGATATAAATCTTGGGAAGAGAAAAAAGTTTATGACAGAATGAAAAAGAATAGAGAAGGTAAACCAAGTTTTACACTTCATGATGGTCCTCCATATGCAAATGGACATATTCACATAGGTCATGCATTAAATAAAATTTTAAAAGATATTATTGTTAAGTATCACTATTTTAACGGTGAGTCAGTTAGATATGTTCCAGGATGGGATTGTCATGGTCTTCCAATTGAGCAAAAAGTTGAAGAAAAGATTGGTAGTTCTAAGAAAAAAGAGTTAGAAAAATCTAAAATTAGAGAACTTTGTAGAGAACATGCTGCAAGATTTATTGATATTCAAAGAGAAGAGTTTAAACAACTTGGTGTTATAGGTGATTGGGATAATCCTTATATGACTATGGATTTTAAATTTGAAGCGAATATTTATAGAGAATTATGTGCTATTGCGCAAAAAGGTCTATTAATTCAAAGAAGTAAACCTGTATATTGGTCTTGGGCAGCACAAACAGCTCTTGCTGAAGCAGAAGTTGAATATGAAGATAAAACATCTCCTTCAATTTTTGTTGCTTTTAAACATCAAGATTTAGATGCAAGTTTAATTATTTGGACAACAACACCTTGGACTCTTCCAGCAAATACTGGGATTGCTTTAAATCCAGAAGAAGAGTATGTTATTACAACAGATAAATATATTGTTGCTAAAAAACTTTATAATTCATTAGTTGAGCAAGAAGTAATCAAAGGTGAAGTAGAAAAAACAATTATGGCAACAGAATTAGAAAATACAGTTGCTATAAATCCATTAAATGGTAGAACATCTAAAATTGTATTAGGTGAGCATGTTGAGATGGAATCTGGTACAGGTTGTGTTCATACTGCTCCTGGACATGGTGAAGATGACTACAAAGTTGGTTTAAGATATGGACTTGATGTTATTATGCCTGTTGATGCTTATGGAAAATATGATGAAACAATTGTAAGAGAAAAACTATTTAATGATACAGATAAATATTTAGGTGTTCATGTATTCAAAGCAAATGAGTTAATTTTAGAAGAGTTAGGTGATGCATTATTAAAACATGTAGATATTAGACACTCTTATCCACATTGTTGGAGAACTCATAAACCAATTATCTTTAGAGCAACTAAACAATGGTTTATCTCAATTGATGATGAGTATGGTGAAAAAAATAATACATTAAGACAAAATGCACTTGAAGTTGTAGAGAATATTAAATTCTATCCAGAATGGGGAAGAAATAGATTAAAATCTATGTTAGAAGGAAGACCTGACTGGTGTATTTCAAGACAAAGAGATTGGGGTGTTCCAATTGCATTTTTTAGAAATAAAAAAACTGATGAGATTATTTTTGATGAAAAAGTACTTAATTATGTTGCAATGATTTTTGAACAAAAAGGTTGTGATGCTTGGTATGATTTATCAATCGAAGAGTTATTATATCCAGGAAGTGGATTAAATCCTGAAGATTTAGAAAAAACAATGGATATTTTAGATGTTTGGTTTGATTCTGGTTCTACACAAAATGCAGTATTAAGAAGTAGAAACTATGATGCTGGTACATTCCCTGCTGATATGTATTTAGAAGGAAGTGACCAACATAGAGGTTGGTTTCAATCTTCTTTATTAACTACATTAGCATCAAATGAAATTGCACCTTATAAATCGATTTTAACACATGGATTCACTGTTGATGAAAAAGGTGAAAAAATGTCTAAATCAAAAGGTAATGTAATTGCGCCTGAAAAAGTTATGAAACAATATGGTTCTGAAATATTAAGACTTTGGGTTGCTATGAGTGATTATCAAAGTGATTTAAAAATCTCTGATAATATTTTAAAACAAAATGCAGAGCTTTATAGAAAAATTAGAAATACTTCAAGATTCTTACTTGCAAATATTGATGATTTAGATGAAGTAGTATCTATTGATAAAATGGGAATTTTAGATAAATGGATATTAGCAAAAGCTAAAAAAGTATTTACAGAAATTGAAGAATCATTTGCAATTTATGAATTCTCTAAAGGATTAAATAAATTAAATAACTTCTTAGTTGTTGATTTATCAGGTATCTATTTAGATGTTTGTAAAGATAGATTATATTGTGATGATAAAAATGATATTCATAGAAGAAGTTCACAAAGTGCTATGGCACTTATTGCTAAAAAATTAATATCAACTCTATCTTGTATCTTAACTTATACAATGGATGAGTTATTAGAGTATGCTCCTTCATTTATAAAAGGTGATGCAACTGATATCTTTGATATAGAAAATGAAAAATTAGTTGAAGTTGAAACTAATCTTAATGAAGAAATTGTATTAAAAGCTAAAGAGAAATTTTCTGAAGCGATTGATACACTTAAAAAAGATAAAGTGATTAAATCAACTTTAGAATTAGCTTTATCTACAACTTGCGAAGATATTTTATCTTTACCACAAGTTGAAGCAGAAGACTTATTCTTAGTAAGTAGTGTAAGAAAAGATTATGAAGGTGAAACTTTAGTATCTTTTGAAATTGATTCAATCAAATTTGACGTGTTCAAAATTCAAGAGCATAAATGTCCAAGATGTTGGAAATTTAAAGCAGTTGAAGAAGAAACATTATGCCAAAGATGTGAAAGTGTGATAGGATAA
- a CDS encoding NifU family protein, with protein MMPFSDEDLQLPVSSIIEKKVAPMLAQDGGAISLLSIKNGKIYVQLQGACVGCSSSGSTLKYVVEKELQAAIHPDLVIVNVPQGMENRLEEL; from the coding sequence ATGATGCCATTTTCAGATGAGGATTTACAACTTCCTGTAAGTTCAATAATAGAAAAGAAAGTTGCACCTATGTTAGCACAAGATGGTGGAGCAATCTCATTATTGTCAATAAAAAATGGAAAAATATATGTACAATTACAAGGTGCATGTGTAGGATGTAGTTCAAGTGGTAGTACTTTAAAATATGTAGTTGAAAAAGAGTTACAAGCTGCAATTCATCCAGATTTAGTTATTGTAAATGTACCACAAGGTATGGAAAATAGATTAGAGGAACTTTAA
- a CDS encoding UDP-N-acetylmuramoyl-L-alanyl-D-glutamate--2,6-diaminopimelate ligase: protein MLITINNKKFTDNSKEANSEIAFVYSAQNKNFCDDAKNNGCTQLIASEKLKDYVDFSSIKVIGITGTNGKTTTAAAIYSILLDLGYKVALQGTRGFFINDKKIEDYTLTTPVQLANFAHIQKAIDNQCDFFVTEVSSHAIQQKRIEGIDFELKVHTNITRDHLDYHKTIEEYINVKNSFFNDETKKLINRDDKVVKFNTKNAFTYSLDNPSTYKVGAYSFKNGMHVMFSNIEKMHSFSSLMMGIFNIYNLMAAIASVHLTTNKSLDEICDVVENFAGVSGRMEIVSTNPLIIIDFAHTPDGMKEVYESFNHKDIITVFGAGGNRDKEKRPLMGQIAAKYAKQIIVTSDNPRFEDPDLIIEDICTGIKDKSNLLIEVNRKEAIKKAIELAKQNENSVLLILGKGDEPYQIIYDKKFPLVDKDEVLKHI from the coding sequence TTGCTAATAACCATAAATAACAAAAAATTTACAGATAATTCAAAAGAGGCAAATAGCGAAATTGCATTTGTCTATTCAGCTCAAAATAAAAACTTTTGTGATGATGCTAAAAATAACGGTTGTACACAACTAATTGCTTCTGAAAAATTAAAAGATTATGTTGATTTTTCATCAATTAAAGTAATAGGTATTACAGGTACAAATGGTAAAACTACAACTGCTGCTGCAATTTATTCTATTTTATTAGATTTAGGATATAAAGTTGCACTTCAAGGAACTAGAGGTTTTTTTATAAATGATAAAAAAATTGAAGATTATACGTTAACTACACCTGTACAACTTGCAAATTTTGCACATATTCAAAAAGCAATAGATAACCAATGTGATTTTTTTGTAACTGAAGTTAGTTCACATGCAATTCAACAAAAAAGAATTGAAGGAATTGATTTTGAATTAAAAGTTCATACAAATATTACAAGAGATCATTTAGATTATCACAAAACAATAGAAGAGTATATAAATGTTAAAAACTCATTTTTTAATGATGAAACAAAAAAATTAATTAATAGAGATGATAAAGTTGTAAAATTTAATACAAAAAATGCATTTACTTACTCTTTAGATAATCCTTCTACATATAAAGTTGGAGCATATTCTTTTAAAAATGGAATGCATGTAATGTTTTCAAATATTGAAAAAATGCACTCTTTTTCATCTTTAATGATGGGAATATTTAATATTTATAATTTAATGGCAGCAATTGCCTCTGTACATTTAACAACAAACAAATCTCTTGATGAAATTTGTGATGTTGTAGAAAATTTTGCAGGAGTTAGTGGAAGAATGGAAATAGTAAGTACTAATCCACTTATTATTATAGATTTTGCTCATACTCCAGATGGAATGAAAGAGGTTTATGAAAGCTTTAATCATAAAGATATAATTACAGTATTTGGTGCAGGTGGAAATAGAGATAAAGAGAAAAGACCACTTATGGGACAAATTGCTGCAAAATATGCTAAACAGATAATTGTTACTTCTGATAATCCAAGATTTGAAGACCCAGATTTAATAATTGAAGATATTTGTACTGGAATTAAAGATAAATCAAATCTTTTAATTGAAGTGAATAGAAAAGAGGCTATTAAAAAAGCCATAGAATTAGCTAAACAGAATGAAAATAGTGTTCTTTTGATATTAGGAAAAGGTGATGAACCTTATCAAATAATATATGATAAGAAATTCCCTTTAGTTGATAAAGATGAGGTATTAAAGCATATTTAA
- a CDS encoding coiled-coil domain-containing protein, with protein sequence MHDEKKEQLREVLNQNMSQESIHKKLNEEKQKQEAIKQSKQDKQKKLFYILFTIFTLIIVSFITYLFVSNDLQKNTNNIKQEINIEPKVQNKDIEKVKTLEEDISNKEDKKTEKTEEITKVEEKTEIKEQKADIKDTKEKIVAQEEKIKKDDATLVNEEKKEDKTLVKDKLKALFNIKKFNIVKCYDYDTFQKKPPYTCSKKIKKFVQNNLDSVRFEVIGIVGKEDTAKAKELSDKKDVRKYIINGISRDRVVEAFWVIKEITGEKNIILTPVNYNIISKESNKGIIIRAYKN encoded by the coding sequence ATGCATGATGAAAAAAAAGAGCAACTAAGAGAAGTTTTAAATCAAAATATGTCCCAAGAGAGTATTCATAAGAAATTAAATGAAGAGAAACAAAAACAAGAAGCAATAAAACAATCTAAACAAGATAAACAAAAAAAACTTTTTTATATTCTATTTACTATATTTACATTGATTATCGTATCTTTTATTACTTATTTATTTGTTTCAAATGATTTACAAAAAAATACAAATAATATAAAACAAGAAATAAATATAGAACCAAAAGTTCAAAATAAAGATATTGAAAAAGTAAAAACTTTAGAAGAAGATATTTCCAATAAAGAAGATAAGAAAACAGAAAAAACAGAAGAAATAACAAAAGTTGAAGAAAAGACAGAGATAAAAGAACAAAAAGCAGATATAAAAGATACTAAAGAAAAAATAGTAGCACAAGAAGAGAAAATAAAAAAAGATGATGCAACTTTAGTAAATGAAGAAAAAAAAGAAGATAAAACTTTAGTAAAAGATAAATTAAAAGCTCTATTTAATATAAAAAAATTCAATATTGTTAAATGTTATGATTATGATACTTTTCAAAAGAAACCACCTTATACTTGTAGTAAAAAAATCAAAAAATTTGTTCAAAATAATTTAGACTCTGTTAGATTTGAAGTTATTGGAATTGTAGGAAAAGAAGATACTGCAAAGGCAAAAGAGTTATCTGATAAAAAAGATGTTAGAAAATATATAATAAATGGTATTTCAAGAGATAGAGTTGTAGAAGCTTTTTGGGTAATAAAAGAGATTACTGGTGAAAAAAATATAATATTAACACCAGTAAATTATAATATAATCTCTAAAGAATCAAATAAAGGTATTATTATTAGAGCATATAAAAATTAA
- a CDS encoding VWA domain-containing protein translates to MYNLSFEYPYVFLILIIFFLCFKYCKAKESTIFMPHLFLLQKSTQKSSSFVEVLKYLAVILAVTALASPIKIKNTQYINSDGIDIVLSLDTSDSMQQKGFNKFNINENRFDVVKQLVGEFITKRVNDNIALVVFGNSSLVASTLSFDKQAQKEILNYLDIGIVGPRTALFDSLVSSVKILKNSTAKSKVIIVLTDGEDTSSKIPYQITLKLLKKYNIKVYTIGIHSQNEYILNEIANQTNGKYFNANSKEDLVQIYSQIDSLEKSKVKQNKVVLKEYYYFYPLFLSTILLILLIYFKNKE, encoded by the coding sequence ATGTATAATCTTAGTTTTGAATATCCATATGTATTTTTAATTTTAATTATTTTCTTTTTATGTTTTAAATATTGTAAAGCAAAAGAATCAACGATTTTTATGCCACATCTATTTTTATTACAAAAAAGTACTCAAAAAAGTTCATCTTTTGTTGAAGTATTAAAATATTTAGCAGTTATATTAGCTGTGACTGCTCTTGCTTCTCCTATAAAAATAAAAAATACTCAATATATAAATAGTGATGGAATTGATATTGTTTTAAGTCTTGATACAAGTGATTCAATGCAACAAAAAGGTTTCAATAAGTTTAATATAAATGAAAATAGATTTGATGTAGTAAAACAACTTGTTGGTGAGTTTATAACAAAAAGAGTAAATGACAATATAGCACTTGTTGTATTTGGAAACAGTTCATTAGTTGCATCTACTTTAAGCTTTGATAAGCAAGCACAAAAAGAGATTTTAAACTATTTAGATATAGGAATAGTTGGTCCAAGAACTGCATTATTTGATTCATTAGTAAGTAGTGTAAAAATATTAAAAAATTCAACTGCTAAAAGTAAAGTTATTATAGTACTAACAGATGGAGAAGATACTTCAAGTAAAATTCCATATCAAATTACTTTAAAACTTTTAAAAAAATATAATATAAAAGTTTATACAATTGGAATACATAGCCAAAATGAATATATATTAAATGAAATTGCTAATCAAACAAATGGTAAATATTTTAATGCAAATAGTAAAGAGGATTTAGTACAAATATACTCTCAAATTGATAGTTTAGAAAAATCAAAAGTAAAACAAAATAAAGTTGTTTTAAAAGAGTATTACTATTTTTATCCACTATTTTTATCTACAATACTTCTGATTTTATTAATATATTTTAAAAATAAAGAATAA
- a CDS encoding DUF58 domain-containing protein produces the protein MNTKLKKILIKSKKEVFSEIVGNNSSKLKGEGYDFLELKEYEYGEDVKNIDWVISAKLQKPYVKVFHAQKELNINIVPILNGSVYFGTDIFKQDLICEISSILAFSAIKQGDTFSSFIANNSIEVCTKKSKKNFNANKMAENIFNYKSIGKKCDYKAICNELFSHLKRRSLIFLIGDFFDSSKIDLKLLSKKHEVVVIIVRDKFEENLTTLGNVQLRDLENGVEYKGILDKSSINEYKELLKNNDHILYEHLRKCNINFVKIYTDENPFSKLVRLMK, from the coding sequence ATGAATACAAAATTAAAAAAGATTTTAATCAAAAGTAAAAAAGAAGTTTTTAGTGAAATTGTTGGAAACAATAGTTCTAAACTAAAAGGTGAAGGTTATGACTTTTTAGAACTAAAAGAGTATGAATATGGTGAAGATGTAAAAAATATTGATTGGGTTATTAGTGCAAAACTACAAAAACCCTATGTAAAAGTTTTTCATGCTCAAAAAGAGTTAAATATAAATATTGTACCTATTTTAAATGGTAGTGTATATTTTGGTACTGATATTTTCAAACAAGATTTAATTTGTGAGATATCTTCTATTCTTGCTTTTAGTGCAATAAAACAAGGAGACACTTTCTCTTCATTTATTGCAAATAATAGTATTGAAGTTTGTACAAAAAAAAGTAAAAAAAATTTCAATGCAAATAAAATGGCTGAAAATATTTTCAATTATAAAAGTATAGGTAAAAAATGTGATTACAAAGCTATTTGTAATGAACTATTTTCACACTTAAAAAGAAGATCATTGATATTTTTGATTGGTGATTTTTTTGATAGTTCAAAAATTGACTTGAAACTATTAAGTAAAAAACATGAAGTTGTAGTAATTATAGTAAGAGATAAATTTGAAGAAAATTTAACTACACTAGGAAATGTTCAACTAAGAGATTTAGAAAATGGTGTTGAATACAAAGGTATTTTAGACAAAAGTTCAATTAATGAATATAAAGAGTTATTAAAAAACAATGACCACATTCTTTATGAACACCTAAGAAAATGTAATATAAATTTTGTAAAAATATATACAGATGAAAATCCTTTTTCAAAATTAGTAAGGTTAATGAAATAA
- a CDS encoding AAA family ATPase, with translation MNSFEVILQIKKELSKKIIGQEEMIDALLIGLLTNGHILLEGVPGLAKTTTVNALAKTIDLDFKRVQFTPDLLPSDIIGAQIYDMKTAEFKIKKGPVFTNLLLADEINRAPAKVQSALLEVMQERQVTIGDNSFSIDKPFLVLATQNPIEQEGAYSLPEAQLDRFMFKIVVSYNTKEQEYEIAKMASSKEEINLNTIINKNELEKIKEEIFEVHMDKEIEEYIVDIICATRDPKNYGLEEIASQIEFGASPRATIDMFKAVKAQAYIRGNDYVSPIDVALIVKNVLRHRVILSYEAQAQDINVDDVIQKIIETIDIP, from the coding sequence ATGAATAGTTTTGAAGTTATTTTACAAATAAAAAAAGAGTTATCTAAAAAAATAATTGGTCAAGAAGAGATGATTGATGCGTTGTTAATTGGATTATTAACAAATGGTCACATTTTACTTGAAGGTGTTCCAGGTCTTGCAAAAACTACAACGGTTAATGCTTTAGCAAAAACAATAGATTTAGATTTTAAAAGAGTTCAATTTACTCCTGATTTATTGCCAAGTGATATTATTGGTGCACAAATCTATGATATGAAAACTGCTGAATTCAAAATAAAAAAAGGTCCTGTTTTTACAAACTTATTATTAGCAGATGAGATAAATAGAGCTCCAGCAAAAGTACAATCAGCACTTCTTGAAGTTATGCAAGAAAGACAAGTTACTATTGGTGATAATAGTTTTTCAATTGATAAACCATTTTTAGTTTTAGCAACACAAAACCCAATAGAACAAGAGGGAGCTTACTCTTTACCTGAAGCGCAACTAGATAGGTTTATGTTTAAAATTGTAGTTTCATACAATACAAAAGAGCAAGAGTATGAAATTGCAAAAATGGCATCTAGTAAAGAAGAGATTAATTTAAATACTATTATTAATAAAAATGAACTTGAAAAAATAAAAGAAGAGATTTTTGAAGTTCATATGGATAAAGAAATTGAAGAGTATATTGTAGATATTATTTGTGCTACAAGAGATCCAAAAAATTATGGCTTAGAAGAGATTGCTTCTCAAATTGAGTTTGGAGCAAGTCCAAGGGCTACAATTGATATGTTTAAAGCAGTAAAAGCACAAGCATATATAAGAGGCAATGATTATGTTAGCCCTATTGATGTAGCTTTAATTGTGAAAAATGTTTTAAGACATAGAGTTATATTAAGTTATGAAGCTCAAGCACAAGATATTAATGTTGATGATGTAATACAAAAAATAATAGAGACTATTGACATACCTTAA